One stretch of Falco naumanni isolate bFalNau1 chromosome 7, bFalNau1.pat, whole genome shotgun sequence DNA includes these proteins:
- the RHOV gene encoding rho-related GTP-binding protein RhoV, which produces MPPQELLDYAPALRRHSPPRGSGPELGIKCVLVGDGAVGKTSLVVSYTTNGYPDEYQPTALDTFSVQVLVDGAPVRIQLWDTAGQEDFDCLRSLCYPDTDVFLVCFSVVNPSSFQNITEKWIPEIRTHNPRAPVLLVGTQADLRDDVNVLISLDRYHVKPVARPQAEGLADKIRAEAYLECSALTQKNLKEVFDMAIVSGVEHKARQEKKMTAKGIKTLSKCRWKKFFCFV; this is translated from the exons ATGcccccccaggagctgctggactACGCGCCCGCCCTGCGGAGACACAGCCCCCCGCGGGGCAGCGGCCCGGAGCTGGGCATCAAGTGCGTGCTGGTGGGCGACGGCGCCGTGGGCAAGACCAGCCTGGTGGTCAGCTACACCACCAACGGGTACCCCGACGAGTACCAGCCCACCGCCCTCGACACCTTCTCCG TGCAGGTCCTGGTGGATGGAGCCCCCGTCCGGATCCAGCTGTGGGACACTGCTGGACAG GAGGACTTTGACTGTTTGCGCTCGCTTTGTTACCCCGACACAGACGTCTTCCTTGTCTGCTTCAGCGTGGTAAACCCAAGCTCCTTCCAAAACATTACTGAGAAATGGATCCCTGAGATACGAACTCACAACCCCCGGGCGCCAGTGCTGCTAGTGGGGACACAGGCAGACTTGCGGGACGATGTCAATGTCCTCATCAGCCTGGATCGCTACCACGTGAAGCCTGTGGCCCGGCCTCAGGCAGAAGGTCTAGCTGACAAAATCCGGGCAGAAGCCTACCTGGAATGCTCAGCACTCACCCAGAAGAACCTCAAAGAAGTTTTCGACATGGCCATTGTCAGCGGTGTTGAGCACAAAGCACggcaggaaaagaagatgaCCGCCAAAGGCATCAAAACTCTCTCCAAGTGCCGCTGGAAGAAGTTCTTTTGCTTTGTCTGA
- the VPS18 gene encoding vacuolar protein sorting-associated protein 18 homolog isoform X1 — protein sequence MASILDEYEDSLYRSAAVQPSRGSVGIPHSGYVNARLEKETPIFNKQRIDFAPPEKINSLVVSSNQLCMSLGKDTLLRIDLGKPDEPNQVELGRKDEAKVYKMFLDHTGSHLLIALNTSECLYLNRSVQKVRALSRWKGHLIESVGWNKFLGSETNTGPILVGTAQGQIYEAEISVSEGSLFSTNPDQYFRQVYTLEEESGPAPVCCLEIERGIEGKFFIIATTRKRLFQFVGKVPEGTEQQGFSSIFAMHADHLPSFREFPANLGFSEIAFYTPKLRSNPRSFAWMMGNGVLYGTLDYSRPDSILSDERVWVYPSDIDITVNKPISIVLTQFHFLLLLPDRVKAVCTLNGQVVFQDLFLEKFGLLTRMIKDPTVQQIWIHTEKVVFRYHVQRESRDVWKMYMNMNKFDLAKEYCKDRPECLDIVLAKEAEHCFQNKRYIDSAKCYALTQNYFEEIALKFIEAKQEEALMEFLIKKLSNLKPSEKTQTTLLTTWLTELYLNWLGILEGDPSQRNLYLDTREKFRTFLSSPKNKDCLFNNRASIYELLASHGDTEHMVYFAVIMQDYERVVAHHCQHDEYDEALNVLSRHRDEKLFYKFSPVLIQHIPKKVVDAWISMGSRLDARNLIPALVNYSQSASTQQINEAIRYMEFCVYQLEETQQAIHNYLLSLYALCRPDSLLSYLEQAGTNPNRIHYDLKYALRLCAEHGHHHACVHIYKVMELYEEAVDLALQVDVDLAKSCADLPEDDEELRKKLWLKIARHVVQEEKDVKKAMACLSSCALLKIEDVLPFFPDFVTIDHFKEAICNSLEDYNKHIEELKREMEEATQSAKRIREDIQEMRNKYGSVEPQEKCAACDFPLLNRPFYLFLCGHMFHYDCLLQAVFPNLPAYKQAKLEDLQKKLAATSQPSKSHHRPKDADTISLGKGQQSREQIKADIDDIVAAECVYCGELMIRSIDKPFIDPQKYEEEMQSWL from the exons ATGGCCTCCATCCTGGACGAGTACGAGGACTCGCTGTACCGCTCCGCCGCCGTGCAGCCCAGCCGCGGCAGCGTCGGCATCCCGCACTCCG GATATGTAAATGCACGACTGGAGAAGGAAACGCCGATATTTAACAAGCAAAGGATTGATTTTGCTCCTCCAGAGAAAATTAACAGCTTAGTGGTCTCCTCTAACCAGCTCTGCATGAGCCTTGGCAAAGACACCCTTCTCAG gattGATCTTGGGAAGCCTGATGAACCTAATCAGGTAGAGCTGGGACGCAAAGATGAAGCCAAAGTCTACAAGATGTTTTTGGACCACACAG GCTCTCATCTCCTGATTGCCCTGAACACCAGTGAATGCCTTTACCTGAACAGAAGCGTTCAGAAAGTACGAGCACTCTCCCGCTGGAAAGGTCACTTGATTGAAAGTGTGGGCTGGAATAAATTTCTTGGTTCGGAGACCAACACTGGGCCTATCCTGGTGGGGACAGCCCAGGGGCAGATCTATGAGGCTGAAATCTCTGTCAGCGAGGGAAGCCTCTTCAGCACTAATCCTGACCAGTACTTCCGACAGGTCTACACTCTGGAGGAGGAGTCAGGACCTGCCCCAGTCTGCTGCTTGGAGATTGAAAGAGGGATAGAAGGGAAATTTTTTATTATAGCCACCACTCGAAAGAGACTCTTCCAGTTTGTTGGCAAAGTGCCTGAAGGGACAGAACAGCAAGGCTTCAGCTCCATATTTGCTATGCATGCTGACCATTTGCCCAGCTTCCGGGAATTCCCAGCCAACTTAGGTTTCAGTGAGATAGCCTTTTACACCCCAAAACTGCGCTCCAACCCACGCTCCTTTGCCTGGATGATGGGAAATGGTGTTTTATATGGTACATTGGATTATAGCCGTCCTGATTCAATTTTGAGTGATGAACGGGTCTGGGTTTATCCTTCTGATATTGACATAACTGTGAACAAGCCAATATCCATTGTACTTACCCAGTTCCACTTCCTGTTGCTGCTACCCGATCGGGTGAAAGCTGTATGCACTCTGAACGGGCAGGTTGTTTTTCAAGATCTGTTCCTAGAGAAGTTTGGTTTGTTGACGCGCATGATCAAAGATCCCACAGTCCAGCAGATATGGATCCACACTGAGAAAGTAGTGTTCCGCTACCATGTCCAGCGGGAATCTAGAGACGTATGGAAGATGTATATGAATATGAACAAGTTTGATTTAGCCAAAGAGTATTGCAAAGACCGTCCGGAGTGCCTAGATATCGTGCTGGCAAAAGAGGCAGAGCACTGCTTCCAGAACAAGAGGTATATAGACAGTGCCAAATGTTACGCACTGACGCAGAACTACTTTGAGGAGATTGCCCTTAAGTTCATTGAAGCCAAGCAAGAAGAGGCCCTGATGGAGTTTCTGATTAAGAAGCTAAGTAACCTAAAGCCATCTGAGAAGACACAGACCACTCTGCTGACCACGTGGTTAACAGAGCTGTACCTGAACTGGCTAGGTATATTGGAAGGAGATCCCTCACAGCGAAATCTCTATTTGGATACTCGGGAGAAGTTTCGCACTTTCCTGAGCAGTCCTAAAAACAAGGACTGTCTATTTAATAACCGAGCATCTATTTATGAGCTGTTGGCTAGCCATGGGGACACTGAGCACATGGTCTACTTTGCAGTCATCATGCAGGACTATGAGCGTGTAGTAGCTCACCACTGCCAGCATGACGAGTATGATGAGGCCCTAAATGTGCTGTCCAGGCACAGAGACGAGAAGCTGTTCTACAAGTTCTCTCCAGTCCTCATCCAGCATATTCCCAAGAAGGTAGTTGATGCTTGGATTTCTATGGGCTCTAGACTGGATGCCCGGAACCTCATTCCAGCCCTTGTTAACTACAGCCAGagtgccagcacccagcagatCAATGAAGCCATTAGATACATGGAGTTCTGTGTCTATCAGTTGGAGGAAACCCAGCAAGCCATTCACAACTACTTGTTGTCTCTTTATGCTTTGTGTCGGCCGGACTCGCTGTTGTCATACCTGGAGCAAGCAGGAACCAACCCGAATAGGATCCACTATGACCTGAAGTATGCGTTGCGCCTGTGCGCAGAGCATGGGCACCACCACGCGTGTGTCCACATTTACAAAGTGATGGAATTATACGAGGAGGCTGTAGATCTTGCCTTACAg GTGGATGTTGATCTTGCAAAGTCCTGTGCAGATCTCCCTGAGGATGATGAGGAACTCCGGAAGAAGCTCTGGTTGAAGATCGCTCGCCACGTTGTTCAGGAAGAGAAGGATGTCAAGAAGGCAATGGCCTGCCTTTCCAGCTGTGCCCTACTGAAGATTGAAGATGTCCTGCCGTTCTTCCCAGACTTTGTCACTATTGACCATTTCAAGGAGGCAATCTGTAACTCCCTAGAGGACTACAACAAGCACATTGAGGAATTGAAAAGGGAGATGGAGGAAGCCACACAGAGTGCCAAAAGAATCAGAGAGGACATCcaggaaatgagaaataagTATGGCTCTGTGGAGCCTCAGGAAAAATGTGCTGCTTGTGACTTTCCACTTCTAAACCGCcctttttaccttttcctgtGCGGTCACATGTTTCACTATGACTGTCTCCTCCAGGCCGTTTTCCCAAACCTTCCTGCCTATAAGCAGGCAAAACTTGAAGATCTTCAGAAGAAGTTGGCAGCTACCAGTCAGCCTTCCAAGAGCCACCATCGTCCCAAGGATGCAGATACCATTAGcttggggaaggggcagcagagCCGGGAACAGATCAAAGCTGACATTGATGATATTGTGGCAGCCGAGTGTGTGTACTGTGGTGAGCTGATGATCCGGTCCATTGATAAGCCTTTTATTGATCCCCAAAAGTATGAAGAGGAGATGCAAAGCTGGCTGTAG
- the VPS18 gene encoding vacuolar protein sorting-associated protein 18 homolog isoform X2, producing the protein MAGYVNARLEKETPIFNKQRIDFAPPEKINSLVVSSNQLCMSLGKDTLLRIDLGKPDEPNQVELGRKDEAKVYKMFLDHTGSHLLIALNTSECLYLNRSVQKVRALSRWKGHLIESVGWNKFLGSETNTGPILVGTAQGQIYEAEISVSEGSLFSTNPDQYFRQVYTLEEESGPAPVCCLEIERGIEGKFFIIATTRKRLFQFVGKVPEGTEQQGFSSIFAMHADHLPSFREFPANLGFSEIAFYTPKLRSNPRSFAWMMGNGVLYGTLDYSRPDSILSDERVWVYPSDIDITVNKPISIVLTQFHFLLLLPDRVKAVCTLNGQVVFQDLFLEKFGLLTRMIKDPTVQQIWIHTEKVVFRYHVQRESRDVWKMYMNMNKFDLAKEYCKDRPECLDIVLAKEAEHCFQNKRYIDSAKCYALTQNYFEEIALKFIEAKQEEALMEFLIKKLSNLKPSEKTQTTLLTTWLTELYLNWLGILEGDPSQRNLYLDTREKFRTFLSSPKNKDCLFNNRASIYELLASHGDTEHMVYFAVIMQDYERVVAHHCQHDEYDEALNVLSRHRDEKLFYKFSPVLIQHIPKKVVDAWISMGSRLDARNLIPALVNYSQSASTQQINEAIRYMEFCVYQLEETQQAIHNYLLSLYALCRPDSLLSYLEQAGTNPNRIHYDLKYALRLCAEHGHHHACVHIYKVMELYEEAVDLALQVDVDLAKSCADLPEDDEELRKKLWLKIARHVVQEEKDVKKAMACLSSCALLKIEDVLPFFPDFVTIDHFKEAICNSLEDYNKHIEELKREMEEATQSAKRIREDIQEMRNKYGSVEPQEKCAACDFPLLNRPFYLFLCGHMFHYDCLLQAVFPNLPAYKQAKLEDLQKKLAATSQPSKSHHRPKDADTISLGKGQQSREQIKADIDDIVAAECVYCGELMIRSIDKPFIDPQKYEEEMQSWL; encoded by the exons atggcAG GATATGTAAATGCACGACTGGAGAAGGAAACGCCGATATTTAACAAGCAAAGGATTGATTTTGCTCCTCCAGAGAAAATTAACAGCTTAGTGGTCTCCTCTAACCAGCTCTGCATGAGCCTTGGCAAAGACACCCTTCTCAG gattGATCTTGGGAAGCCTGATGAACCTAATCAGGTAGAGCTGGGACGCAAAGATGAAGCCAAAGTCTACAAGATGTTTTTGGACCACACAG GCTCTCATCTCCTGATTGCCCTGAACACCAGTGAATGCCTTTACCTGAACAGAAGCGTTCAGAAAGTACGAGCACTCTCCCGCTGGAAAGGTCACTTGATTGAAAGTGTGGGCTGGAATAAATTTCTTGGTTCGGAGACCAACACTGGGCCTATCCTGGTGGGGACAGCCCAGGGGCAGATCTATGAGGCTGAAATCTCTGTCAGCGAGGGAAGCCTCTTCAGCACTAATCCTGACCAGTACTTCCGACAGGTCTACACTCTGGAGGAGGAGTCAGGACCTGCCCCAGTCTGCTGCTTGGAGATTGAAAGAGGGATAGAAGGGAAATTTTTTATTATAGCCACCACTCGAAAGAGACTCTTCCAGTTTGTTGGCAAAGTGCCTGAAGGGACAGAACAGCAAGGCTTCAGCTCCATATTTGCTATGCATGCTGACCATTTGCCCAGCTTCCGGGAATTCCCAGCCAACTTAGGTTTCAGTGAGATAGCCTTTTACACCCCAAAACTGCGCTCCAACCCACGCTCCTTTGCCTGGATGATGGGAAATGGTGTTTTATATGGTACATTGGATTATAGCCGTCCTGATTCAATTTTGAGTGATGAACGGGTCTGGGTTTATCCTTCTGATATTGACATAACTGTGAACAAGCCAATATCCATTGTACTTACCCAGTTCCACTTCCTGTTGCTGCTACCCGATCGGGTGAAAGCTGTATGCACTCTGAACGGGCAGGTTGTTTTTCAAGATCTGTTCCTAGAGAAGTTTGGTTTGTTGACGCGCATGATCAAAGATCCCACAGTCCAGCAGATATGGATCCACACTGAGAAAGTAGTGTTCCGCTACCATGTCCAGCGGGAATCTAGAGACGTATGGAAGATGTATATGAATATGAACAAGTTTGATTTAGCCAAAGAGTATTGCAAAGACCGTCCGGAGTGCCTAGATATCGTGCTGGCAAAAGAGGCAGAGCACTGCTTCCAGAACAAGAGGTATATAGACAGTGCCAAATGTTACGCACTGACGCAGAACTACTTTGAGGAGATTGCCCTTAAGTTCATTGAAGCCAAGCAAGAAGAGGCCCTGATGGAGTTTCTGATTAAGAAGCTAAGTAACCTAAAGCCATCTGAGAAGACACAGACCACTCTGCTGACCACGTGGTTAACAGAGCTGTACCTGAACTGGCTAGGTATATTGGAAGGAGATCCCTCACAGCGAAATCTCTATTTGGATACTCGGGAGAAGTTTCGCACTTTCCTGAGCAGTCCTAAAAACAAGGACTGTCTATTTAATAACCGAGCATCTATTTATGAGCTGTTGGCTAGCCATGGGGACACTGAGCACATGGTCTACTTTGCAGTCATCATGCAGGACTATGAGCGTGTAGTAGCTCACCACTGCCAGCATGACGAGTATGATGAGGCCCTAAATGTGCTGTCCAGGCACAGAGACGAGAAGCTGTTCTACAAGTTCTCTCCAGTCCTCATCCAGCATATTCCCAAGAAGGTAGTTGATGCTTGGATTTCTATGGGCTCTAGACTGGATGCCCGGAACCTCATTCCAGCCCTTGTTAACTACAGCCAGagtgccagcacccagcagatCAATGAAGCCATTAGATACATGGAGTTCTGTGTCTATCAGTTGGAGGAAACCCAGCAAGCCATTCACAACTACTTGTTGTCTCTTTATGCTTTGTGTCGGCCGGACTCGCTGTTGTCATACCTGGAGCAAGCAGGAACCAACCCGAATAGGATCCACTATGACCTGAAGTATGCGTTGCGCCTGTGCGCAGAGCATGGGCACCACCACGCGTGTGTCCACATTTACAAAGTGATGGAATTATACGAGGAGGCTGTAGATCTTGCCTTACAg GTGGATGTTGATCTTGCAAAGTCCTGTGCAGATCTCCCTGAGGATGATGAGGAACTCCGGAAGAAGCTCTGGTTGAAGATCGCTCGCCACGTTGTTCAGGAAGAGAAGGATGTCAAGAAGGCAATGGCCTGCCTTTCCAGCTGTGCCCTACTGAAGATTGAAGATGTCCTGCCGTTCTTCCCAGACTTTGTCACTATTGACCATTTCAAGGAGGCAATCTGTAACTCCCTAGAGGACTACAACAAGCACATTGAGGAATTGAAAAGGGAGATGGAGGAAGCCACACAGAGTGCCAAAAGAATCAGAGAGGACATCcaggaaatgagaaataagTATGGCTCTGTGGAGCCTCAGGAAAAATGTGCTGCTTGTGACTTTCCACTTCTAAACCGCcctttttaccttttcctgtGCGGTCACATGTTTCACTATGACTGTCTCCTCCAGGCCGTTTTCCCAAACCTTCCTGCCTATAAGCAGGCAAAACTTGAAGATCTTCAGAAGAAGTTGGCAGCTACCAGTCAGCCTTCCAAGAGCCACCATCGTCCCAAGGATGCAGATACCATTAGcttggggaaggggcagcagagCCGGGAACAGATCAAAGCTGACATTGATGATATTGTGGCAGCCGAGTGTGTGTACTGTGGTGAGCTGATGATCCGGTCCATTGATAAGCCTTTTATTGATCCCCAAAAGTATGAAGAGGAGATGCAAAGCTGGCTGTAG